From the genome of Ananas comosus cultivar F153 linkage group 18, ASM154086v1, whole genome shotgun sequence, one region includes:
- the LOC109723828 gene encoding probable RNA-binding protein ARP1 isoform X1 → MGQQQQQQQQQQFGDTTLTKVFVGGLAWETQKEALRDHFHHFGDILEAVIISDKLTGRSKGYGFVTFKEAEAAKKACEDATPVINGRRANCNLASLGAKTRLRPSPPTTPAPPAHHHHLHHHPHPHQPAGVAVGSRGIASGPPAPWYYQPSGTPPLPTPFHGHHHHYHGVLPFYSAAAAAAAAYGYSPYVTDLSYNAKLSHTAGGGPYLQGGQFSYPAHGAGMVATAAAAANGMVPLYPYYHYHHHQSQGMGVPAAHFFPPPTTAGSMAAVPAIISKPTAMPPSTVSYAVEQVTGCS, encoded by the exons ATggggcagcagcagcagcagcagcagcagcagcagttcgGGGACACGACGCTGACGAAGGTGTTCGTGGGGGGGCTGGCGTGGGAGACGCAGAAGGAGGCGCTCCGCGACCACTTCCACCACTTCGGCGACATCCTCGAGGCCGTCATCATCTCCGACAAGCTCACCGGCCGCTCCAAGGGCTACGGCTTC GTGACGTTtaaggaggcggaggcggcgaagAAGGCGTGCGAGGACGCGACCCCTGTCATCAACGGCCGCCGCGCCAACTGCAACCTCGCCTCGCTCGGCGCCAAGACTCGCCTCCGCCCTTCGCCTCCCACCACCCCGGCCCCACCAGCCCatcaccaccacctccaccaccacccccacccccaccaacCTGCAG GAGTGGCCGTTGGATCGAGAGGGATCGCATCGGGACCGCCGGCGCCGTGGTACTACCAGCCCTCGGGAACGCCGCCGCTGCCGACCCCGTTCCAcggccaccaccaccactaccaCGGCGTCCTCCCCTTctactccgccgccgccgccgccgccgccgcctacgg GTATTCTCCTTACGTGACAGATTTGAGCTACAATGCG AAGCTGAGCCACACAGCAGGGGGAGGGCCATACCTGCAGGGTGGCCAATTCTCGTACCCGGCTCACGGAGCAGGGATGgttgccactgctgctgctgctgcgaaTGGAATGGTGCCTCTGTATCCCTACTACCACTACCATCATCACCAGTCGCAGGGGATGGGCGTCCCCGCAGCGCACTTCTTCCCTCCGCCCACCACCGCAGGCTCCATGGCCGCTGTCCCCGCCATCATCTCCAAGCCTACTGCAATGCCACCCTCCACTG TTTCTTATGCAGTGGAGCAGGTCACCGGGTGCAGCTAA
- the LOC109723828 gene encoding probable RNA-binding protein ARP1 isoform X2 → MGQQQQQQQQQQFGDTTLTKVFVGGLAWETQKEALRDHFHHFGDILEAVIISDKLTGRSKGYGFVTFKEAEAAKKACEDATPVINGRRANCNLASLGAKTRLRPSPPTTPAPPAHHHHLHHHPHPHQPAGVAVGSRGIASGPPAPWYYQPSGTPPLPTPFHGHHHHYHGVLPFYSAAAAAAAAYGYSPYVTDLSYNAKLSHTAGGGPYLQGGQFSYPAHGAGMVATAAAAANGMVPLYPYYHYHHHQSQGMGVPAAHFFPPPTTAGSMAAVPAIISKPTAMPPSTVEQVTGCS, encoded by the exons ATggggcagcagcagcagcagcagcagcagcagcagttcgGGGACACGACGCTGACGAAGGTGTTCGTGGGGGGGCTGGCGTGGGAGACGCAGAAGGAGGCGCTCCGCGACCACTTCCACCACTTCGGCGACATCCTCGAGGCCGTCATCATCTCCGACAAGCTCACCGGCCGCTCCAAGGGCTACGGCTTC GTGACGTTtaaggaggcggaggcggcgaagAAGGCGTGCGAGGACGCGACCCCTGTCATCAACGGCCGCCGCGCCAACTGCAACCTCGCCTCGCTCGGCGCCAAGACTCGCCTCCGCCCTTCGCCTCCCACCACCCCGGCCCCACCAGCCCatcaccaccacctccaccaccacccccacccccaccaacCTGCAG GAGTGGCCGTTGGATCGAGAGGGATCGCATCGGGACCGCCGGCGCCGTGGTACTACCAGCCCTCGGGAACGCCGCCGCTGCCGACCCCGTTCCAcggccaccaccaccactaccaCGGCGTCCTCCCCTTctactccgccgccgccgccgccgccgccgcctacgg GTATTCTCCTTACGTGACAGATTTGAGCTACAATGCG AAGCTGAGCCACACAGCAGGGGGAGGGCCATACCTGCAGGGTGGCCAATTCTCGTACCCGGCTCACGGAGCAGGGATGgttgccactgctgctgctgctgcgaaTGGAATGGTGCCTCTGTATCCCTACTACCACTACCATCATCACCAGTCGCAGGGGATGGGCGTCCCCGCAGCGCACTTCTTCCCTCCGCCCACCACCGCAGGCTCCATGGCCGCTGTCCCCGCCATCATCTCCAAGCCTACTGCAATGCCACCCTCCACTG TGGAGCAGGTCACCGGGTGCAGCTAA
- the LOC109723991 gene encoding probable sugar phosphate/phosphate translocator At3g11320, producing the protein MSAKGGSSPAVANGRLFTIGLVAAWYSSNIGVLLLNKYLLSNYGFKYPIFLTMCHMTACSLLSYAAIAWLKLVPMQAVRSRVQFLKISALSLVFCGSVVSGNISLRYLPVSFNQAIGATTPFFTAVFAYLITVKREAWITYITLIPVVTGVIIASGGEPSFHLFGFIMCIGATAARALKTVLQGILLSSEGEKLNSMNLLLYMAPVAVVLLLPATIIMEENVVGITLALAREDFKIIWYLLFNSCLAYFVNLTNFLVTKHTSALTLQVLGNAKGAVAVVVSILIFRNPVSVTGMMGYTLTVIGVILYNEAKKRNK; encoded by the exons ATGAGCGCGAAGGGGGGCTCGTCGCCGGCGGTGGCGAACGGCCGACTCTTCACGATCGGGCTCGTCGCGGCGTGGTACTCCTCCAACATTGGGGTCCTCCTCCTCAACAAGTACCTCCTCAGCAACTATGGCTTCAAGTACCCGATCTTCCTCACCATGTGCCACATGACCGCGTGCTCCCTCCTCAGCTACGCCGCCATCGCCTGGCTCAAGCTCGTCCCCATGCAGGCCGTGCGCTCCAGGGTCCAGTTCCTGAAGATCTCCGCGCTCAGCCTCGTCTTCTGCGGATCCGTCGTCAGCGGCAACATCTCCCTCCGCTACCTCCCCGTCTCTTTCAACCAGGCCATCGGCGCCACCACCCCCTTCTTCACCGCCGTATTCGCCTACCTCATCACCGTCAAGCGCGAGGCCTGGATCACCTACATCACGCTCATCCCCGTCGTCACCGGCGTCATCATCGCCAGCGGG GGAGAGCCAAGTTTCcatttgtttggttttattATGTGCATCGGTGCAACTGCTGCCAGGGCACTCAAGACTGTGTTGCAAGGAATTCTACTATCCTCTGAGGG ggaAAAGCTCAACTCGATGAACCTCCTCCTTTATATGGCTCCAGTGGCTGTAGTTCTGTTGCTTCCTGCTACAATTATTATGGAGGAAAATGTGGTTGGTATTACATTAGCACTTGCCAGAGAAGATTTCAAAATCATTTGGTACCTGTTGTTCAATTCTTGTTTGGCGTACTTCGTGAATTTGACCAATTTCTTGGTCACGAAACACACCAGTGCATTAACTCTTCAG GTTCTCGGAAATGCGAAAGGGGCTGTTGCTGTGGTAGTCTCAATTCTGATATTCAGGAACCCAGTATCCGTGACAGGAATGATGGGTTACACCCTCACCGTCATCGGTGTCATCCTCTACAATGAGGCTAAGAAGCGCAataaatag
- the LOC109723990 gene encoding arogenate dehydratase/prephenate dehydratase 2, chloroplastic-like isoform X2, producing MASTSLAPTPSSIHFSIHSALRNEGGRKPITQFPRISLKWRRNPSAAASLHGVAGGRGEEGGGDALNGSNNGVKAVELIGVSDVTHAEISSNDSQTLPRPLSVSDVANSVDGSRLRVAYQGLPGAYSEAAAAKAYPNCEAVPCELFETAFDAVERWLVDRAVLPIENSLGGSIHRNYDLLLRHKLHIVGEVKYAVRHCLLANRGVKKENLKRVLSHPQALAQCEHNLTKLGVIREAVDDTAGAAKLQDTGAVASSLAAEIYGLDILARDIQDDSDNVTRFLMLAREPIIPSTGKPFKTSIVFSLEEGPGMLFKALAVFAMRDINLTKIESRPCRKKPFRVIDDICTIPLKYFNYLFYVDFEASMADPNAQNALRHLKEFATFLRVLGSYPMDVTEA from the exons ATGGCCTCCACCTCCCTCGCTCCCACTCCCTCCTCTATCCACTTCTCTATCCACTCCGCGCTCCGCAACGAAGGTGGGCGAAAACCCATTACCCAATTCCCCAGGATCTCCCTCAAATGGCGCCGCAACCCCTCCGCCGCGGCCTCTCTCCACGGCGTCGCCGgtggaagaggagaagaaggaggaggagatgccCTAAATGGTAGCAATAATGGGGTCAAAGCTGTCGAGCTAATCGGAGTTTCCGATGTTACCCACGCTGAGATCAGTTCGAACGATTCCCAAACACTCCCTA GGCCCCTCTCGGTTTCTGATGTCGCCAATTCTGTCGATGGATCGAGACTACGAGTGGCGTACCAG GGTCTTCCTGGGGCATATAGTGAAGCTGCAGCCGCGAAAGCATACCCCAATTGCGAAGCGGTGCCGTGCGAATTATTCGAGACTGCTTTTGAT GCTGTTGAACGTTGGCTTGTTGATCGGGCAGTTCTGCCCATTGAGAATTCACTAGGTGGTAGCATACACCGCAACTATGACCTCTTACTTCGCCATAAGTTGCACATTGTTGGCGAAGTAAAATACGCCGTTCGACACTGCTTGTTAGCAAATCGCGGTGTGAAGAAGGAAAACCTAAAACGAGTTCTCAGCCATCCCCAA GCTCTTGCACAATGCGAACACAATCTGACCAAGTTAGGAGTTATCAGAGAAGCTGTAGATGATACAGCAGGTGCTGCAAAG CTCCAAGATACAGGGGCGGTTGCTAGTTCATTAGCCGCTGAAATTTATGGCTTGGATATTCTTGCACGAGACATTCAG GATGACTCTGATAATGTCACTCGGTTTCTAATGCTGGCACGAGAACCGATTATTCCAAGTACTGGGAAGCCATTTAAG ACCAGTATTGTTTTCTCTCTAGAAGAAGGGCCCGGAATGCTTTTTAAGGCACTTGCTGTATTTGCTATGAGAGATATAAACCTCACAAAG ATTGAAAGCCGTCCGTGCCGGAAAAAGCCTTTCCGCGTAATTGATGACATTTGTACAATACCTTTAAA GTACTTTAACTATCTCTTCTATGTGGATTTTGAAGCATCAATGGCTGATCCTAATGCTCAGAATGCCCTTAGGCACTTAAAG GAATTTGCCACCTTCTTGCGAGTCCTCGGTAGCTATCCAATGGATGTGACCGAAGCGTGA
- the LOC109723990 gene encoding arogenate dehydratase/prephenate dehydratase 2, chloroplastic-like isoform X1 produces MASTSLAPTPSSIHFSIHSALRNEGGRKPITQFPRISLKWRRNPSAAASLHGVAGGRGEEGGGDALNGSNNGVKAVELIGVSDVTHAEISSNDSQTLPRPLSVSDVANSVDGSRLRVAYQGLPGAYSEAAAAKAYPNCEAVPCELFETAFDAVERWLVDRAVLPIENSLGGSIHRNYDLLLRHKLHIVGEVKYAVRHCLLANRGVKKENLKRVLSHPQALAQCEHNLTKLGVIREAVDDTAGAAKFVALNKLQDTGAVASSLAAEIYGLDILARDIQDDSDNVTRFLMLAREPIIPSTGKPFKTSIVFSLEEGPGMLFKALAVFAMRDINLTKIESRPCRKKPFRVIDDICTIPLKYFNYLFYVDFEASMADPNAQNALRHLKEFATFLRVLGSYPMDVTEA; encoded by the exons ATGGCCTCCACCTCCCTCGCTCCCACTCCCTCCTCTATCCACTTCTCTATCCACTCCGCGCTCCGCAACGAAGGTGGGCGAAAACCCATTACCCAATTCCCCAGGATCTCCCTCAAATGGCGCCGCAACCCCTCCGCCGCGGCCTCTCTCCACGGCGTCGCCGgtggaagaggagaagaaggaggaggagatgccCTAAATGGTAGCAATAATGGGGTCAAAGCTGTCGAGCTAATCGGAGTTTCCGATGTTACCCACGCTGAGATCAGTTCGAACGATTCCCAAACACTCCCTA GGCCCCTCTCGGTTTCTGATGTCGCCAATTCTGTCGATGGATCGAGACTACGAGTGGCGTACCAG GGTCTTCCTGGGGCATATAGTGAAGCTGCAGCCGCGAAAGCATACCCCAATTGCGAAGCGGTGCCGTGCGAATTATTCGAGACTGCTTTTGAT GCTGTTGAACGTTGGCTTGTTGATCGGGCAGTTCTGCCCATTGAGAATTCACTAGGTGGTAGCATACACCGCAACTATGACCTCTTACTTCGCCATAAGTTGCACATTGTTGGCGAAGTAAAATACGCCGTTCGACACTGCTTGTTAGCAAATCGCGGTGTGAAGAAGGAAAACCTAAAACGAGTTCTCAGCCATCCCCAA GCTCTTGCACAATGCGAACACAATCTGACCAAGTTAGGAGTTATCAGAGAAGCTGTAGATGATACAGCAGGTGCTGCAAAG TTTGTTGCTCTTAACAAGCTCCAAGATACAGGGGCGGTTGCTAGTTCATTAGCCGCTGAAATTTATGGCTTGGATATTCTTGCACGAGACATTCAG GATGACTCTGATAATGTCACTCGGTTTCTAATGCTGGCACGAGAACCGATTATTCCAAGTACTGGGAAGCCATTTAAG ACCAGTATTGTTTTCTCTCTAGAAGAAGGGCCCGGAATGCTTTTTAAGGCACTTGCTGTATTTGCTATGAGAGATATAAACCTCACAAAG ATTGAAAGCCGTCCGTGCCGGAAAAAGCCTTTCCGCGTAATTGATGACATTTGTACAATACCTTTAAA GTACTTTAACTATCTCTTCTATGTGGATTTTGAAGCATCAATGGCTGATCCTAATGCTCAGAATGCCCTTAGGCACTTAAAG GAATTTGCCACCTTCTTGCGAGTCCTCGGTAGCTATCCAATGGATGTGACCGAAGCGTGA